The nucleotide window TGGTCTGGTATTTATGTTCTCTGGAGATTCTCTCAGACCAAAGATGCTTTGTTATTGTTACTTTAGGGATTGGGGTTTATGGTTTGCCAAAATATCAAAAGCACAATTATGCCAAACTCTGAGCTATTTGAAACATTTGTAATGACAAAAACGCCAAACACTTTTCAAAATTGTGTCTCTCTCACATTTAAACCGGGTCTACAAATTAATACTGAGCAAAAACAGAGCATAAACCTCAGTGCCATATAAAGATCATTTTTCAACTTACCTATTGGGTCATGCTTTCGTAAAACCAGCTTCTCTCTCAATCGACCCCTCTTAGTGTTGAAACAGTAACCTGTGCCAGCTGCACTCACCATCTGAACCAGCAAAGTCCTGAAACACAAGATCATTTGAAGGACATAGGTCATGTTATAAATCACAGGTATGTTTATTTCCATGTATCTGTCATAAATCAAGAGGATGAACAAATTGATTTAACAATCTTGTTTTGAATACGGTGGTATATGcacacttaaatatatatatgccatTACATtagataaaacataaaactaagtggcatctgtaaaaaaaaaaaaaaaaaaaaaaaaacatttagacctCATAACTATACCTTTCTCTGCCATTTCTGCAAAAGAGTTTtagcagaggtgggggactcgattTAAATTACTTGACTgacaaatttaaggacttgtcacttgcttgactaaatgaagaaaattacttgagaaccagtgattcgagacttgacttgaactgcatgacttGACAATgcctttaatattttattattattttcaataacttattataaacagtaatgaaatgtgtttaaaaaatattgcatcatcaattaattcatatgcaaaaatgtaagctaGTCaacaccactgatctgcatctgcacaGTTAACACTGTGCTCACAATGAGCCAAAATAATCTcttttggatataaagatttcaaATTGGCCCGAGACAAGTTTGAAATAACCCGACATTGCCTTtaaatgtgtgtgccttttctaaaccttctcaacagtcaataatataccataaccatttgttggcaatataaaaatttaacaggcagatttgcagtcacaacactttatttaaaatgtgacaagtagtataaaatatacagaatgactcgaGACGAAATCCAGGTGCTCttatagtgattatgacttctgaagactttaactaaagcccttgaacGCAACACCtttatgaatattttatataaatttaactctgaagggaactgaccaTCTTTAGAAAAGTtttgatggcattttcttttcatcttacctctgtataatgcctaataaagtattgtttataagcaCAGGGCAGCTTTGTGTACAGGCATTAacagggtaacagctatatttctgctgcat belongs to Xyrauchen texanus isolate HMW12.3.18 chromosome 16, RBS_HiC_50CHRs, whole genome shotgun sequence and includes:
- the LOC127656658 gene encoding 39S ribosomal protein L33, mitochondrial-like encodes the protein MFLTAVNLAKSKSKTLLVQMVSAAGTGYCFNTKRGRLREKLVLRKHDPIVNKHVLFIEKRKIRSL